Within the Oncorhynchus mykiss isolate Arlee chromosome 4, USDA_OmykA_1.1, whole genome shotgun sequence genome, the region ACTCACCCACGCACTCGCTACCTGCAAGGTCTACCAGCTGTAGTTTGGTCCTGAAGGGAGCCTGGGCGGTGCTGGCTCTGGGGGAGGGGCAAGAGGAGTGAATGGGGGAGTGGCTGGGGGAGTGGTAGGGCGAGGAGGAGGAGCTAGCGGAACGCTCGTCCCCCGATTGGCGGGCCATTGGGTTGGCACGGCGACAGCGGGGGCTCCACCACTCCTTCTGGGCCTTGCGCTGCATGTCTTTCTTGACACTTTGCAACCTACGAGCTGGACAGCACAGCACCACAGACACAGTCAATAAAGGAATATAACAGCAAGATATCATGACAAGAAATCAATAAATGATAGCATTAAGACATTGTGTAAAGCTTGTCATTTTTCATTTGTCAGTAAtcagatgtttgtgtgtgtgtctcacccagGGCCAGTGCATTGGGGCTCTTGGAGGAGACAGTGAGGGTGACTATGAGATGAGAGCGTGAGGAGTCTCTGTGGACCAGTGTAGGGCAGCGAGCCCTCAACCTCAGAACAGAACTGATCAGCTGCATCACATCTGCTGAGCTTCTCACCAACCTGGGAGGAGAACACAGTCAGCAATACAGTACTTCAACTCACAtaaatctcacacacacagaaatggtCACTATTCTATTACCAATCCAATAGATATGTCTCTACACTCACTCAATTAATCCCTCACATACacaccacgcacgcacgcacgcacacacacagtaaaggACTACTCACACGTAGGAGAGTAATGGCACCTCGCTGGTCCCTGTGCTGGTAGTGATGACATCTCTCTTGGCGCCCATGGCAACCCCATCCTCGTCTTTAGCCAGCAGATCCAACACCTCGTTGTTGTACACCTCCACCACAGACACCTCCACCGTGTGACTCTCAGCAGGTTTCTCCGATATCATCCTGtcagagagcacacacacatacaaaaataaacaagatAAAACAAGTATAAACATGCATCCATGTACAAGTATAGCTCCTTCTCTCATCACCCTAACCCTAGTATGAACACCAAACTTtgaattctctctccctccctccctccctccctccctccctccctccctccctcccacctgaaGAGTTCAGTGGCTGCTTTGGGAATAACGCCTTGCCGGGCCTCCCCCTGTGGTCCTGATGGGTCCTCAGCCTGGGCGCCGATCATGGTGTGTGTCTTCCCACTGCCTGTCTGTCCGTACGCCATGATGCACACGTTATACCTGACCGAACAATAGGAGAATCAGTCTGTGAAATACAGACTTGCTGTTTCTATTAACTTAGCTGTTTGTTATTCAGACGTCGTCTCACTGGATTTAATTCCTCATTCTGCTTCGTCTATTTAATAACATTTCACATGGTCTGCTTTGCCTCTGGTCCTGATCCAATGGAGCACTCAATCACAACACTAATTCTCTGAGGCAATCATCTCTACTGTAAATAGGAGGTACACAGTGTTggctttttttttatatttttgaagTTCTGAGATGCTGTGAGGAAGGCAATAGAATTACATTAGCGATCAGTGTTTCCCCTTAGCAGCACAAGGTCACATTAACTCACCCGTCCAGCAGAGATGTGAGGAGAGGCTTCACTTCCTCAAACACGACATCCTGGGAGTCCTCAGGACCATGCACCCTGGAAACACATGCTTGATAAGCTTCATACATCTGAAGCTGTGACACATACTACAATACAACTGCTGACAGAATGTAAATATAGAATAGCAACAATAATCAAAGTTATTATCATGTTATATTACCTCTCAAACTCAAACATCTTGTTCAGCCCCAGGTTCCCCATTCTAGTACAATTCACAACAACTGTATCCTGGAAAACAGGCAAAACAACAGTGAGGCAGGCAGGTGATTTCAGAATGACTCATTCAACCCAATCACAGACCTAACAATAAATAAGACCTTAAAACTGTATGTACTCACATCATTGACTGCCTGAACCACCTCTTCTGTTGTAGCAGGCCTGAACAGAAAACAATCATGACTATTATAAAACTGTACTGTTCTAAATTGTTGTTACTAAGAGGATGTTAAATGCACTAATTAAAgtgatacttcaggattttggcaatgaagccctttatctccCTCCACCACCCCCCCTCTTCGGAGGACAGATATCTTAATTTTTTTACAGACTTTTtgctacacatacatacacgttACATATATGTTAGATAAATGGTACTTTTAAATAAAGCagtcacataacaataatacattatcAAACAAACTCTTTAAGCCcgtcagtccatcccacctatcaccatagacctctgctctttaatcccacccctcagccactctcagtccatcccacctatcaccatagacctcagctctttaatcccacccctcagccactctcagcccatcccacctatcatcATAGACCTCAACTCTTTAaacccaaccctcagccactctcagcccatccaacctatcaccatagaccacccctcagccactctcagcccatcccacctatcaccatagaccaccctgaTTTGGTtaccatgtgccatatatttttcaattttgctgtgatgttttacaacATTTTATAACCTTTTTAATCATATattatccacagattgtgagctaaagatgaaagCCTTTTCtacgagtattattatattatttatttactgACTACGGCTTTCCAAATTccccaacactgctatttgtaaggttaaTTTTAAGTGCATGTTATGACtttttaaccattcctgaacctgtgaccagaaaccgGCCCTTTGTCTACTTCCCCAGAGGCAGATGAActagtggataccatttttatgtctctgtgtccagtatgaaggtaGTATGCTGGTACaaacccatagacttccagtcattgcactagtGCTAATTAGCATTGGCTCGAGAAACTAcatctaacttccttcatacaggacacagagacatacaaatggtatccacaagttcatctgacttcagggaagtagataaagggcctcattcccaaaatcccaaagtatccctttaaaatgTACAGTACTGCTCAAAAATATATTATCTGACAAACTTACCCTATTGCTAATGTTGATCCCTGGCCATCGTCAAAGGGAAGGACTGGACGCACTCTGCAGTGGACCCTGATGTTCCCCCGCAGCTCCTGAA harbors:
- the kif25 gene encoding kinesin-like protein KIF25, with the translated sequence MPLFINRDQIFAHQVHLLEHKLRSKEERILELETENAILHLRLADCLGKLRRDHAEEAEAEAQKRWQHQRVVQQSTQSALAKLLSEVQILKQDLREVFAVYVNFATELENQSRLLLEQVGQASFALQGHHGNDVHSLQAQMEALERSLLEEKERSRTERERRKILHNTLVELRGNIRVHCRVRPVLPFDDGQGSTLAIGPATTEEVVQAVNDDTVVVNCTRMGNLGLNKMFEFERVHGPEDSQDVVFEEVKPLLTSLLDGYNVCIMAYGQTGSGKTHTMIGAQAEDPSGPQGEARQGVIPKAATELFRMISEKPAESHTVEVSVVEVYNNEVLDLLAKDEDGVAMGAKRDVITTSTGTSEVPLLSYVLVRSSADVMQLISSVLRLRARCPTLVHRDSSRSHLIVTLTVSSKSPNALALARRLQSVKKDMQRKAQKEWWSPRCRRANPMARQSGDERSASSSSSPYHSPSHSPIHSSCPSPRASTAQAPFRTKLQLVDLAGSECVGMSGVTGAALWETSCINRSLSALSDVLGALAEQRPHVPYRNSKLTHLLQDAIGGDAKLLVMLCVSPTQRYMTESLQSLGFGTRARQVQKDTPRRKNIALKLK